The DNA segment GCACGAAAGATATTGGATGATAACGGACTTTATAATGTCACAGTAGAACCAATTCAAGGAAAACTGACGGATCATTATGACCCACGGGCAAAAGCAGTTCGCTTATCAGAAGAAAACTATTATGGCCATTCAGTTGCAGGTGCTGCTGTTGCCGCTCACGAAGTTGGTCATGCGATGCAAGACGCTGAAGAATATGCATTTTTGCGTTTCCGTCATGCGTTAGTTCCAGTAGCTAATTTTGGGTCAAACAGTGCGATCTTTATTATTTTAGCTGGTATATTAATGCAAATGTCTGGTTTACTCCTATTAGGGATTATTTTTATGGCTGGTGCCGTGTTATTCCAGTTAGTGACTTTACCAGTTGAATTTAATGCTTCTAGTCGAGCAATGGAACAAATTGTTTCAGTTGGTGTAATTCGTAACAATGAAGAGCGAGAAACTAAGAAGGTCTTGGATGCTGCGGCCTTAACATACGTAGCAGCAGCACTAGTTGCAGTCATGGAACTTTTACGTTTTGTACTAATGTATGTTGGAATGCGTAGTGATGATTAATAAAGTTATTGATGGGTCACATTTTTTGTGGTCCATTTTTTTTTATGAATGATGATAATTAATAATTATAAATTAATAATTATAAATTATTTATGCTGAATTATGAAAACCGTTTGTGAAATTTTCACAAACGGTTTTCAATTCAAAACTCAAAACTCAAAACTCAAAACTCAAAACTCAAAACTCAAAACTCAAAACTCAAAACTTGTACTCAGTGCTCAATTGGCCGCTTATATTCATCTAACGTAAAGCCTTCACCGATAACATCTTGAACGTCATT comes from the Anaerobacillus sp. CMMVII genome and includes:
- a CDS encoding zinc metallopeptidase; translation: MGFLIYFALLILIPLWAQMKVKSAYKKYSKVPASSGMTGAQVARKILDDNGLYNVTVEPIQGKLTDHYDPRAKAVRLSEENYYGHSVAGAAVAAHEVGHAMQDAEEYAFLRFRHALVPVANFGSNSAIFIILAGILMQMSGLLLLGIIFMAGAVLFQLVTLPVEFNASSRAMEQIVSVGVIRNNEERETKKVLDAAALTYVAAALVAVMELLRFVLMYVGMRSDD